A window of Equus caballus isolate H_3958 breed thoroughbred chromosome 10, TB-T2T, whole genome shotgun sequence contains these coding sequences:
- the LOC100073121 gene encoding LOW QUALITY PROTEIN: trace amine-associated receptor 9-like (The sequence of the model RefSeq protein was modified relative to this genomic sequence to represent the inferred CDS: substituted 1 base at 1 genomic stop codon), which produces MADTFSQAAAVELCYENVNGSCVKTPYSPGPRAVLYAVLGVGALLAVLGNLLVIIAILHFKXLHTPTNFLIASLACADFLVGVTVMPFSAVRSVESCWYFGESYCTFHTCFDTSFCFASLFHLCCISVDRYIAVTEPLTYPARFTVSVSGICIILSWFCSLTYSFSVFYTGANGEGIEELVAALTCVGGCQAPLNQNWVLLCFLLFFTPTVAMVLIYGKIFLVAKHQARKIESAASQAQSSSESYKERVAKRERKAAKTLGIAMAAFLVSWLPYIIDAMIDAYMNFITPPYVYEILVWCVYYNSAMNPLIYAFFYPWFRKAVKLIVTGKVLRSDSSIINLFSEEADID; this is translated from the coding sequence ATGGCGGACACTTTCTCCCAAGCTGCAGCTGTGGAGCTCTGCTACGAGAACGTGAATGGATCCTGCGTGAAAACCCCTTACTCGCCAGGGCCCCGAGCAGTTCTGTACGCCGTCCTCGGTGTGGGGGCCCTGCTGGCCGTGCTGGGAAACTTACTGGTCATTATTGCCATCCTCCACTTCAAATAGCTGCACACACCTACCAACTTCCTGATCGCGTCCCTGGCCTGCGCTGACTTCTTGGTGGGGGTGACAGTGATGCCCTTCAGCGCCGTGAGGTCTGTGGAGAGCTGCTGGTACTTTGGGGAGAGCTACTGTACGTTTCACACGTGCTTTGATACTTCCTTCTGCTTTGCTTCTTTGTTTCACTTATGCTGCATCTCTGTCGATAGATACATTGCTGTTACTGAGCCTCTGACCTATCCAGCCAGGTTTACTGTCTCCGTGTCGGGAATATGCATTATTCTCTCTTGGTTCTGTTCGCTCACATACAGCTTCTCTGTCTTTTACACGGGGGCCAATGGAGAAGGCATCGAGGAGCTAGTAGCTGCTCTCACCTGTGTAGGGGGCTGTCAGGCTCCACTGAATCAAAACTGGGTGCTcctgtgtttccttctcttctttacgCCCACCGTTGCCATGGTGCTTATATATGGTAAGATATTTTTGGTGGCTAAACATCAGGCTAGGAAGATAGAAAGTGCAGCCAGCCAAGCTCAGTCGTCTTCCGAGAGTTACAAGGAAAGAGtcgcaaagagagagagaaaagctgcTAAGACGTTGGGTATTGCTATGGCAGCGTTTCTTGTCTCTTGGCTACCGTACATTATTGATGCCATGATTGATGCTTATATGAACTTTATAACTCCTCCCTATGTTTATGAGATTTTAGTGTGGTGTGTTTATTATAATTCTGCTATGAACCCCTTGATATATGCTTTCTTTTACCCGTGGTTTCGGAAGGCAGTAAAACTTATTGTAACTGGCAAAGTCTTAAGGAGTGATTCATCAATTATTAATCTGTTTTCTGAGGAAGCAGATATAGATTGA